The Oscillospiraceae bacterium genome contains a region encoding:
- a CDS encoding TetR family transcriptional regulator, translated as MGRRKKEPESTHRENIAMAAERLFMRGGIEATTMNDIAKEAGYSKATLYVYFADKEEIVSFLVLKSMKMLYSHISEAVEGKATAKEKYRKICRALVNYQEQYPLYFALALGEINVELNRENELPLEKETFETGEQINHKLEEFMCAGIKAGEIQPDIPVLQTAFLFWAALAGLIQMSVNKQAYLEKAMNVSRQQFLEDGFERLYRLISTEENK; from the coding sequence ATGGGACGGAGAAAAAAGGAGCCGGAAAGTACCCACCGTGAAAATATTGCAATGGCCGCCGAACGCCTTTTTATGCGCGGGGGAATTGAAGCGACGACCATGAATGACATCGCAAAAGAGGCGGGATACAGCAAGGCTACATTATACGTTTATTTTGCGGACAAAGAAGAAATTGTAAGTTTCCTTGTGCTGAAAAGCATGAAAATGCTTTATTCCCACATTTCGGAAGCAGTGGAGGGGAAAGCGACGGCAAAAGAGAAATACCGGAAAATCTGCAGAGCGCTGGTGAACTATCAGGAACAGTACCCTCTCTATTTTGCGCTTGCCCTGGGAGAGATCAATGTGGAGCTTAACAGGGAAAATGAGCTGCCCTTGGAAAAGGAAACATTTGAAACCGGGGAGCAAATCAACCACAAGCTGGAAGAATTTATGTGCGCGGGAATTAAAGCGGGTGAAATACAGCCGGATATCCCGGTGCTGCAAACAGCTTTTTTGTTTTGGGCCGCATTGGCGGGATTGATCCAAATGTCGGTGAATAAACAGGCGTATTTGGAAAAAGCGATGAACGTATCGAGACAACAATTTTTAGAAGATGGGTTTGAAAGGCTTTACCGGCTAATATCGACGGAGGAGAACAAATGA
- a CDS encoding epimerase produces the protein MKILVLGGTRFFGIQLVWALLEKGHRVTIATRGLTRDPFGPAVERVIVDRTDPSAMKAAFSHRSFHTVCDDLAYCSNDVKTALDSLHCSRYVMVSSAAVYSLRPGVCEQSFDPLAHPLRWGCRADFDYAEGKRQAERALFGEYPLQQAAAVRFPFVLGPGDYTRRLYFYVEHAVRRLPLYVDAPEAQLSFIHQADAGRFLAWLAAESPLTGPVNACCPGTASVADLLGYVRSRTGGSPLLCSGGAPAPYNGTPAHSLDTRRAQGAGFSFSPLQSWLPGLLDRCILEAQRGLQP, from the coding sequence ATGAAAATTCTCGTACTGGGAGGCACCCGCTTTTTCGGCATCCAGCTGGTATGGGCCCTGCTGGAAAAAGGCCACAGGGTAACCATCGCCACCCGCGGCCTCACCCGTGACCCCTTTGGCCCGGCTGTGGAGCGGGTCATTGTCGACCGCACCGACCCCTCCGCCATGAAGGCCGCCTTTTCCCATCGCAGCTTTCACACGGTGTGCGACGATCTGGCCTATTGCTCAAACGATGTAAAAACCGCGCTGGACTCGCTGCATTGCAGCCGGTATGTGATGGTCTCCTCGGCGGCAGTGTACTCTTTGCGGCCCGGTGTCTGCGAGCAGAGCTTCGATCCCCTGGCTCATCCCCTGCGCTGGGGCTGCCGCGCCGATTTTGATTACGCCGAGGGCAAGCGCCAGGCCGAGCGGGCGCTCTTCGGCGAATACCCGCTGCAGCAGGCGGCAGCCGTGCGCTTCCCCTTTGTGCTGGGCCCGGGCGACTATACCCGGCGGCTGTATTTTTATGTGGAGCACGCGGTGCGCCGGCTCCCCCTGTATGTGGATGCCCCCGAAGCGCAGCTGAGCTTTATCCACCAGGCGGACGCCGGCCGTTTCCTGGCCTGGCTCGCCGCCGAAAGCCCCCTCACCGGCCCGGTGAACGCCTGCTGTCCCGGCACGGCAAGCGTGGCCGATCTTCTGGGTTATGTGCGCAGCCGCACCGGCGGCAGCCCCCTGCTTTGTTCCGGCGGTGCGCCGGCGCCTTACAACGGCACCCCGGCCCACAGCCTCGATACCCGCCGGGCCCAGGGCGCAGGCTTCTCCTTTTCGCCCCTGCAAAGCTGGCTTCCCGGCCTGCTGGACCGCTGTATCCTCGAGGCGCAGCGGGGCCTGCAACCATGA
- a CDS encoding isocitrate dehydrogenase has product MEKIRMTTPLVEMDGDEMTRILWRMIKEELLEPFVELKCEYYDLGLEHRDSTRDQVTMDAALANKKYGVSVKCATITPNAQRMTEYSLHEMWKSPNGTIRAVLDGTVFRAPILIDCIKPVVKNWKKPITIARHAYGDVYRGTEFRIPGPGKAELLFTGADGAELRETVYEFECPGILQGTYNKDTSIASFARSCFNYALATKQDLWFSTKDTISKKYDHTFKDIFADIFETEYKEAFAAAGIEYFYTLIDDAVARVIRSEGGFIWACKNYDGDVMSDMVSTAFGSLAMMTSVLVSPDGCYEYEAAHGTVTRHYYRYLKGEATSTNPMATIFAWTGALAKRGEMDGNAELQDFAKTLEAACLETLESGVMTKDLCGLAEGITPTPVTSEEFIKAIRRNLEAKLGA; this is encoded by the coding sequence ATGGAAAAGATCAGGATGACGACCCCCCTGGTGGAGATGGACGGCGACGAGATGACCCGCATTTTGTGGCGGATGATCAAGGAGGAGCTGCTGGAGCCCTTTGTGGAGCTGAAATGCGAATATTACGACCTGGGCCTGGAGCACCGGGACTCCACCCGCGACCAGGTGACCATGGATGCGGCGCTGGCAAATAAGAAATACGGCGTGTCGGTCAAATGCGCCACCATTACCCCCAACGCGCAGCGCATGACCGAGTACAGCCTGCACGAGATGTGGAAGAGCCCCAACGGCACCATCCGCGCCGTGCTGGACGGCACCGTGTTCCGGGCGCCCATCTTGATCGACTGCATCAAGCCGGTGGTGAAGAACTGGAAAAAGCCCATCACCATTGCCCGCCACGCCTATGGCGACGTGTACCGGGGCACCGAGTTCCGCATTCCCGGGCCCGGCAAGGCGGAGCTGCTGTTCACCGGCGCGGACGGCGCCGAGCTGCGCGAAACGGTGTATGAGTTTGAGTGCCCGGGCATTTTGCAGGGCACCTACAACAAGGACACCTCGATCGCAAGCTTTGCCCGCAGCTGCTTTAACTACGCGCTGGCCACAAAGCAGGACCTGTGGTTTTCCACCAAGGACACCATCAGCAAAAAGTACGACCACACGTTCAAGGATATTTTTGCCGACATTTTTGAGACAGAGTATAAAGAAGCATTTGCCGCGGCGGGCATCGAGTATTTCTACACCCTGATCGACGATGCGGTGGCGCGGGTGATCCGCAGCGAGGGCGGGTTTATCTGGGCCTGCAAAAACTACGACGGCGACGTGATGAGCGATATGGTATCGACCGCGTTCGGCAGCCTTGCCATGATGACCAGCGTGCTGGTGAGCCCGGACGGCTGCTATGAATACGAGGCGGCCCACGGCACCGTGACCCGCCACTATTACCGCTATTTGAAGGGCGAGGCCACCAGCACGAACCCCATGGCAACCATTTTTGCCTGGACCGGCGCGCTGGCAAAGCGGGGCGAGATGGACGGCAACGCCGAATTGCAGGATTTTGCCAAAACCCTGGAGGCCGCCTGCCTGGAAACGCTGGAGAGCGGCGTGATGACCAAGGACCTGTGCGGCCTGGCCGAGGGCATCACACCGACCCCGGTGACCAGCGAGGAGTTCATTAAGGCCATCCGCAGGAACCTGGAAGCAAAGCTGGGGGCCTGA
- a CDS encoding FMN reductase — translation MKKKLLAILGSPHENGSTAAMLDHAVRIAASEGWEITVIPLYEKRIAFCKGCRTCIKTGQCVLKDDLGEIAEHIKTCDRIILAAPTYWANVPAAVKNLFDRLLGTAMEETATFPRPRLSGEQEYLLLTACNTPFPFSLLCGQSSGALRAMNEFFKTSGMKRLGAVTFPNAKGGAELPLRITKKIGRLLK, via the coding sequence ATGAAGAAAAAGCTGCTTGCAATTTTGGGAAGCCCGCACGAAAACGGCTCAACGGCGGCCATGCTTGATCACGCCGTAAGGATCGCGGCTTCGGAGGGCTGGGAGATCACTGTGATCCCGCTTTATGAAAAGCGTATTGCATTTTGTAAAGGCTGCCGGACCTGCATCAAAACAGGACAGTGCGTTTTGAAGGACGATTTGGGGGAGATAGCCGAACACATTAAAACGTGTGACAGGATTATTCTGGCGGCTCCGACTTATTGGGCGAACGTGCCGGCGGCCGTTAAAAATCTGTTTGACCGCCTGTTGGGGACAGCGATGGAGGAAACCGCAACGTTTCCCCGCCCGCGCTTATCTGGGGAACAGGAGTATCTGCTTTTAACGGCGTGTAATACCCCTTTCCCCTTTTCGCTGCTTTGCGGACAAAGCAGCGGGGCACTTCGCGCAATGAATGAATTTTTTAAGACGTCCGGAATGAAACGTTTGGGGGCGGTGACCTTCCCCAATGCGAAGGGGGGCGCTGAATTGCCGCTGAGGATCACGAAGAAGATCGGGCGGCTGCTAAAATGA
- a CDS encoding cation diffusion facilitator transporter: MTEALIRLFIKNPEKTHDPAVRAAYGNLASWVGILCNLALCAGKFMVGTLSGSISVAADAVNNLSDASSSVVSLLGFRLGSRPADEEHPYGHARFEYLSGLAVAVMVLVIGLELGKTSLGKILAPTPVTFSWVTVGVLAASILVKLWMALFNRKVGGRIHSGALIATAADSRNDVLTTGAVLTAALISHFARVELDGWMGLAVALFILYSGVGLVKSTIDPLLGLAPDPELVKYIHERVMSYPNVLGTHDLMVHDYGPGRQFASVHVEMAAEGDVMASHDVIDNIERDFLENDGLHVVIHFDPIVTSDERVGDMRRWLSEAVKEIDGALTIHDLRMVPGPTHTNLIFDCVVPAGFAMSELDVKQAIKHLVRQKDPRYFCVITVECGYAALPHGGKAHS, from the coding sequence GTGACTGAGGCACTCATTCGACTTTTTATAAAAAACCCAGAAAAAACCCACGACCCGGCGGTGCGCGCCGCATACGGCAACCTGGCAAGCTGGGTGGGCATTTTGTGCAACCTGGCGCTGTGCGCGGGCAAGTTTATGGTGGGCACGCTGTCCGGCAGCATCTCGGTGGCGGCGGACGCGGTGAACAACCTGTCGGACGCCTCGTCCAGCGTGGTGAGCCTTTTGGGGTTCAGGCTGGGCTCGCGCCCGGCGGACGAGGAGCACCCCTATGGGCACGCCCGGTTTGAGTATCTGTCCGGCCTGGCGGTGGCGGTGATGGTGCTGGTGATCGGGCTGGAATTGGGAAAAACGAGCCTGGGCAAGATCCTGGCCCCCACGCCGGTGACCTTCAGCTGGGTGACGGTGGGGGTGCTGGCGGCCTCGATCCTGGTAAAGCTTTGGATGGCCCTGTTCAACAGAAAGGTGGGCGGGCGCATCCACTCGGGCGCGCTGATCGCCACAGCGGCCGACAGCCGCAACGATGTGCTGACCACCGGCGCGGTGCTGACCGCCGCCCTGATCAGCCACTTTGCGCGGGTGGAGCTGGACGGCTGGATGGGCCTTGCCGTGGCGCTGTTCATTCTGTACAGCGGCGTGGGGCTGGTGAAAAGCACCATCGACCCCCTGCTGGGCCTTGCGCCCGACCCGGAGCTGGTGAAGTACATCCACGAGCGGGTGATGAGTTACCCGAACGTGCTGGGCACCCACGACCTGATGGTGCACGACTACGGCCCCGGCCGCCAGTTCGCCAGCGTGCATGTGGAGATGGCGGCCGAGGGCGATGTGATGGCCAGCCACGACGTGATCGACAACATCGAGCGGGATTTTTTGGAGAACGACGGCCTGCATGTGGTCATCCACTTTGACCCCATTGTGACCAGCGACGAGCGGGTGGGGGATATGCGGCGCTGGCTGAGCGAAGCGGTAAAAGAGATCGACGGGGCGCTCACCATCCACGACCTGCGCATGGTGCCCGGCCCCACCCACACAAACCTGATCTTCGACTGCGTGGTGCCGGCCGGGTTTGCCATGAGCGAACTGGACGTAAAGCAGGCCATCAAGCACCTGGTACGGCAAAAGGATCCCCGGTACTTCTGCGTGATCACGGTGGAGTGCGGCTATGCGGCCCTGCCCCACGGGGGCAAGGCGCACAGCTGA
- a CDS encoding tellurium resistance protein codes for MEENKTMPELTLEMDAVPTLTLDPAAETAEQPALAEEKKVEPLMIEETRLSPEEQKAVDDFAEKIDVTNSQMILQYGAATQKKIGDFSEAALDKVRTKDLGATGDMIASLVTELKGFDAQEESKGIFGFFKKTSNSLEALKAKYAKAETNVEKIEGMLEGHQVQLLKDIAMLDKMYQMNMVYFKELTMYILAGKKKLKKTREVDLKAAMEKAKASGLPEDAQAARDLADMCDRFEKKLYDLELTRNVSIQMGPQIRLIQNNDTMMAEKIQTSIVNTIPLWKSQMVLALGLAHSQQAIEAQRAVTDMTNELLKKNAAALKTGTIEAAKESERGIVDIETLQATNKSLIETLDELSKIQSEGRAKRAAAEVELGRIEGELKQKLMELHN; via the coding sequence ATGGAAGAAAATAAAACCATGCCCGAGCTGACCCTTGAAATGGACGCAGTGCCCACCCTGACCCTGGACCCCGCAGCGGAGACGGCTGAGCAGCCCGCCCTGGCGGAAGAAAAAAAGGTGGAGCCACTGATGATCGAGGAGACCCGCCTTTCGCCCGAGGAGCAGAAGGCCGTGGATGACTTTGCCGAAAAGATCGACGTGACCAACAGCCAGATGATTTTGCAGTACGGCGCGGCCACACAGAAAAAGATCGGCGATTTCAGCGAGGCCGCGCTGGACAAGGTGCGCACCAAGGACCTGGGCGCCACCGGCGATATGATCGCCAGCCTGGTGACCGAGCTCAAGGGCTTTGACGCACAGGAGGAATCCAAGGGGATCTTCGGCTTTTTCAAAAAGACCAGCAACAGCCTGGAAGCGCTGAAGGCAAAGTACGCCAAGGCCGAGACCAATGTGGAAAAAATCGAGGGCATGCTGGAGGGCCACCAGGTGCAGCTGCTGAAGGACATTGCCATGCTGGACAAAATGTACCAGATGAACATGGTGTACTTCAAGGAGCTGACCATGTATATCCTGGCGGGCAAGAAAAAACTGAAAAAGACCCGCGAGGTGGACCTGAAGGCCGCCATGGAAAAGGCAAAGGCCAGCGGCCTGCCCGAGGACGCGCAGGCGGCCCGCGACCTGGCGGATATGTGCGACCGCTTTGAGAAGAAGCTGTACGACCTGGAGCTGACCCGCAATGTGTCGATTCAGATGGGGCCGCAGATCCGGCTGATCCAGAACAACGACACCATGATGGCCGAGAAGATCCAGACCAGCATTGTGAACACCATCCCCCTGTGGAAGAGCCAGATGGTGCTGGCTTTGGGCCTGGCGCACAGCCAGCAGGCCATTGAGGCGCAGCGCGCCGTGACCGACATGACCAACGAGCTGCTGAAAAAGAATGCCGCCGCACTGAAGACCGGCACCATTGAGGCCGCCAAGGAATCCGAGCGGGGCATTGTGGACATTGAAACGCTGCAGGCGACCAACAAGAGCCTGATCGAGACCCTGGACGAGCTGTCCAAGATCCAGAGCGAGGGCCGCGCCAAGCGCGCCGCCGCCGAGGTGGAGCTGGGCCGCATTGAGGGCGAATTGAAACAAAAACTGATGGAGCTGCATAACTGA
- a CDS encoding heat-shock protein Hsp20 yields MFGMIPFGREENSLWNYLDNMERSLFTGFGDMSQFRCDIQDKGDHYLLEAELPGFQKEDISLDLAGDSLVITARHSSETEDKQKDYVRRERKFGSFSRSFDISGIDAGAIRAAYNNGILEVTLPKRAETAPAARSIAIE; encoded by the coding sequence ATGTTTGGTATGATCCCGTTCGGCCGTGAAGAGAATAGCTTGTGGAACTATCTGGACAATATGGAGCGCAGCCTGTTCACCGGCTTTGGCGACATGAGCCAGTTCCGGTGCGACATCCAGGATAAAGGCGACCATTACCTGCTGGAGGCGGAGCTGCCCGGCTTCCAGAAAGAGGACATCAGCCTGGACCTTGCCGGCGACAGCCTGGTGATCACCGCGCGCCACAGCAGCGAGACCGAGGACAAGCAGAAGGACTATGTGCGCAGGGAGCGCAAGTTTGGTTCGTTCAGCCGCAGCTTTGACATTTCCGGCATCGACGCAGGGGCCATCCGCGCCGCATACAACAACGGCATTTTGGAAGTGACCCTGCCCAAGCGCGCCGAAACAGCCCCTGCGGCCCGCAGCATCGCCATTGAGTAA
- a CDS encoding aminotransferase, producing the protein MQLEYSDKVKGMRPSIIRELLKQMSDPQLISFAGGNPAADSFPVEAIRRFSAELLEQDPVGALQYSVTEGYGPLREACRSFANRRWPVVKAGDETLITSGSQQIIEFMAKLLCNEGDTAAVEEPAFLGAYNSIRSFGVRLAGVPLQADGPDLEALERVFAAPQKPRFFYCIPNFQNPTGYTTSLAKRRAIYELAVRYGVPVLEDDPYGELRIAGEDLPPIKHFDTEGAVVYAGSFSKILCPGLRLAYCAAQRGLIDKMVVAKQGSDVHTNIWAQRVCHKLLTETDMDAHIRALRALYKEKAEFMMARLDETLGGRASYVRPEGGMFLWLTLPEKVDVPRFVSRCLERRLAIVPGSAFMTDDAPCRSVRLNFSTPTRAQIEEGTAILAGVLTELGG; encoded by the coding sequence ATGCAGCTGGAATATTCCGACAAGGTAAAGGGGATGCGGCCCAGCATCATCCGCGAGCTGCTCAAGCAGATGAGCGACCCGCAGCTGATCAGCTTTGCGGGGGGCAACCCGGCGGCCGACAGCTTTCCGGTGGAGGCGATCCGCCGGTTCAGCGCCGAGCTGCTGGAGCAGGACCCGGTGGGGGCGCTGCAATATTCGGTGACCGAGGGATACGGCCCGTTGCGCGAGGCCTGCCGCAGCTTTGCCAACCGGCGCTGGCCGGTGGTAAAGGCGGGGGACGAAACCCTGATTACCAGCGGCAGCCAGCAGATCATTGAGTTTATGGCAAAGCTTTTGTGCAACGAGGGCGACACGGCGGCGGTGGAGGAGCCGGCCTTTTTGGGGGCTTACAACTCCATCCGCAGCTTTGGCGTGCGGCTGGCGGGCGTGCCCCTGCAGGCGGACGGGCCGGACCTGGAGGCGCTGGAGCGGGTGTTTGCGGCGCCCCAAAAGCCGCGCTTTTTTTACTGTATCCCGAATTTCCAGAACCCCACCGGCTACACCACAAGCCTTGCAAAACGCAGGGCGATTTACGAGCTGGCGGTGCGGTACGGGGTGCCGGTGCTGGAGGACGACCCCTACGGAGAGCTGCGCATTGCGGGGGAGGACCTGCCCCCCATCAAGCACTTTGACACCGAGGGCGCGGTGGTGTATGCGGGCTCGTTCAGCAAGATCCTGTGCCCGGGGCTGCGGCTGGCCTACTGCGCCGCGCAGAGGGGACTGATCGACAAGATGGTGGTGGCAAAGCAGGGCAGCGACGTGCACACCAACATCTGGGCCCAGCGGGTGTGCCACAAGCTCCTCACCGAGACCGACATGGACGCGCACATCCGGGCGCTGCGGGCGCTTTACAAAGAAAAAGCGGAATTTATGATGGCCCGGCTGGACGAAACGCTGGGGGGCAGGGCAAGCTACGTGCGGCCCGAGGGGGGCATGTTTTTGTGGCTGACCCTGCCGGAAAAGGTGGACGTGCCCCGGTTTGTGAGCCGGTGCCTTGAGCGCAGGCTGGCCATTGTGCCGGGCAGCGCGTTCATGACGGACGACGCACCCTGCCGCAGCGTGCGGCTGAATTTTTCGACCCCGACCCGCGCCCAGATCGAGGAGGGCACGGCGATTTTGGCCGGGGTGCTGACGGAGCTGGGCGGCTGA
- a CDS encoding hydrolase translates to MEYKALVLDVDGTLVAHGERCARPEVAAAVQEVQRRGVKIVIATGRTYFAMAPEILGGIRPDYAVCANGAQVLDGRGRLLASKDFTPEEMYALVDYFEDYSHPLAFCFADDYYVYVEYERMKAFYKQATGHDEYVRDGEDQTRHLQSMPFGAFGILPPAALDGFEARYGHLGLQFVPYRPGYYDINQHGMNKAVGMARLAELAGWRPGELVSVGDNDNDVALMGFAGLSYCMASGSAKALAAAKRVAPGVLENGVAAVAREVFLQP, encoded by the coding sequence ATGGAGTATAAAGCGCTGGTCCTGGATGTGGACGGAACGCTGGTGGCGCACGGCGAACGCTGCGCGCGGCCGGAGGTGGCCGCGGCGGTGCAGGAGGTGCAGAGGCGGGGGGTAAAAATTGTGATCGCCACGGGGCGCACCTATTTTGCCATGGCGCCCGAGATCCTGGGCGGCATCCGGCCGGATTACGCGGTGTGCGCCAACGGCGCCCAGGTGCTGGACGGGCGGGGCCGCCTGCTGGCCAGCAAGGACTTTACCCCCGAGGAGATGTACGCCCTGGTGGATTATTTTGAGGACTACAGCCACCCCCTGGCTTTTTGCTTTGCCGACGACTACTACGTGTATGTGGAGTACGAGCGCATGAAGGCCTTTTACAAGCAGGCCACCGGGCACGATGAGTATGTGCGGGACGGCGAGGACCAGACCCGCCACCTGCAAAGCATGCCCTTTGGGGCGTTCGGCATCCTGCCGCCGGCGGCGCTGGACGGGTTTGAGGCGCGGTACGGCCATTTGGGCTTACAGTTCGTGCCCTACCGCCCGGGCTACTACGACATCAACCAGCACGGCATGAACAAGGCCGTGGGCATGGCGCGCCTGGCGGAACTGGCGGGCTGGCGGCCCGGGGAGCTGGTGAGCGTGGGCGACAACGACAACGACGTAGCCCTGATGGGCTTTGCCGGCCTTTCGTACTGCATGGCCAGCGGCTCGGCCAAAGCGCTGGCCGCGGCAAAGCGGGTGGCCCCGGGCGTTTTGGAAAACGGCGTGGCCGCCGTGGCGCGGGAGGTGTTTTTGCAGCCGTGA
- a CDS encoding ATPase AAA encodes MQQTTLFESTQERPLASRMRPRDLDEFAGQQHLLGPGKILRQLIEADRVSSMIFWGPPGVGKTTLARIIARRTKAEFVDFSAVTSGIKEIKAVMQTAEESLRFGQKTILFVDEIHRFNKAQQDAFLPYVERGSIVLIGATTENPSFEINSALLSRCKVFVLNALTPDDLTALLRRALADRRGFGGQNVEIGDDELYMIANFANGDARTALGTLEMAVLNGRREQDKIYVERALLEQCISKKSLLYDKKGEEHYNLISALHKSMRNSDPDAAVYWLARMLEAGEDPLYVARRLVRFASEDIGLADSRALEITVAAYQACHFLGMPECCVHLTHAVVYLSLAPRSNALYLAYERAKEDALKMLDEPVPLVIRNAPTRLMKELDYGKGYVYAHDTEEKLADMDCLPESLLGRRYYEPTDQGSEARAKENLARILARRAELRAARKGSE; translated from the coding sequence ATGCAGCAGACCACCCTGTTTGAATCGACCCAGGAGCGGCCGCTGGCCAGCCGCATGCGCCCCCGCGACCTGGACGAATTTGCCGGTCAGCAGCACCTTTTGGGGCCCGGCAAGATCCTGCGCCAGCTCATCGAGGCCGACCGGGTCAGCAGCATGATCTTTTGGGGGCCGCCGGGCGTGGGCAAAACCACCCTAGCCCGCATCATCGCCCGCCGCACCAAGGCCGAATTTGTGGATTTCAGCGCCGTAACCAGCGGCATCAAAGAGATCAAAGCGGTCATGCAGACCGCCGAGGAATCCCTGCGGTTCGGCCAAAAGACCATCCTGTTTGTAGACGAGATCCACCGCTTCAACAAGGCCCAGCAGGATGCGTTCCTGCCCTATGTGGAGCGGGGCAGCATCGTGCTGATCGGCGCCACCACCGAAAACCCCAGCTTCGAGATCAACTCCGCCTTGCTCTCCCGCTGCAAGGTCTTCGTGCTGAACGCCCTCACCCCAGACGATCTCACCGCCCTTCTGCGCCGCGCCCTCGCCGACCGGCGCGGCTTCGGGGGGCAGAACGTCGAGATTGGGGACGACGAGCTGTATATGATCGCCAACTTTGCAAACGGCGACGCCCGCACCGCCCTGGGCACCCTGGAAATGGCGGTGCTGAACGGCCGGCGCGAACAGGATAAAATTTATGTCGAGCGCGCGCTTTTGGAACAGTGCATCAGCAAAAAAAGCCTTTTGTACGACAAAAAGGGCGAGGAGCACTACAACCTCATCAGTGCGCTGCACAAATCCATGCGCAACTCCGACCCCGACGCTGCGGTGTACTGGCTGGCCCGCATGCTGGAGGCCGGGGAGGACCCGCTGTACGTGGCCCGGCGCCTGGTGCGCTTCGCCAGCGAAGACATCGGCCTGGCCGACAGCCGCGCTTTGGAGATCACGGTGGCCGCCTACCAGGCCTGCCACTTTTTAGGCATGCCGGAATGCTGCGTCCACCTCACCCACGCGGTGGTCTATCTCTCGCTGGCGCCCCGCTCCAACGCCCTGTACCTGGCCTACGAGCGCGCCAAAGAGGACGCCCTGAAAATGCTCGACGAGCCGGTGCCCCTGGTGATCCGCAACGCGCCCACCCGCCTGATGAAAGAGCTGGACTACGGCAAGGGCTACGTTTACGCCCACGACACCGAAGAAAAGCTGGCGGATATGGACTGCCTGCCCGAAAGCCTTCTGGGCCGCCGCTACTACGAACCCACCGACCAGGGCAGCGAGGCCCGCGCCAAAGAAAACCTCGCGCGCATCCTGGCGCGCCGGGCCGAGCTGCGCGCCGCGCGAAAGGGCAGCGAATGA
- the tnp_1 gene encoding IS200/IS605 family transposase has translation MSLNDINSLSHTKWNCKYHIVFAPKYRRKVFYGEKRAVIGKILRQLCEWKSVKIIEAEVCPDHVHMLVEIPPKMSVSSFMGYLKGKSSTMLYEQFGELKYKYRSREFWCKGYYVDTTGKNTSRIAEYIRNQLKEDEMGEQLTMSECGPFTGGK, from the coding sequence ATGAGCCTGAATGACATAAATAGTTTATCCCATACAAAATGGAATTGCAAATACCATATAGTATTTGCTCCGAAATATCGCAGGAAAGTATTCTATGGAGAAAAGCGGGCAGTAATCGGCAAGATTCTGCGACAATTATGTGAGTGGAAGAGCGTAAAAATCATAGAGGCAGAAGTATGCCCGGACCATGTGCACATGCTGGTGGAAATTCCACCGAAAATGTCGGTGTCAAGCTTCATGGGATACTTGAAAGGGAAGAGCAGCACAATGCTGTATGAGCAATTCGGCGAATTGAAATACAAGTATCGGAGCAGAGAGTTCTGGTGCAAAGGATACTACGTGGATACAACGGGGAAAAACACGAGCCGAATTGCAGAGTACATCAGGAACCAACTAAAAGAAGATGAGATGGGCGAGCAGCTTACGATGAGTGAATGCGGCCCGTTTACGGGCGGCAAGTAA
- a CDS encoding DNA-deoxyinosine glycosylase, producing the protein MSFEPVWGPNSRAIILGSWPSPKSWEQGFYYSHPQNRFWPLLAALAGEKTPGSIPEKKALVLRHGLALWDVLEACDIEGASDASIKNPVAVDLPGLLEKAPVRAVFCNGAASHKLYGKLLEPATGIPAVKLPSTSPANASFSMERLRQEWGRALGPWLDAGNNG; encoded by the coding sequence GTGAGTTTTGAACCTGTGTGGGGCCCGAACAGCCGGGCGATCATTCTGGGCAGCTGGCCCAGCCCCAAAAGCTGGGAGCAGGGCTTTTATTACAGCCACCCCCAAAACCGGTTCTGGCCGCTGCTGGCGGCGCTGGCCGGGGAAAAAACGCCGGGGAGCATCCCCGAGAAAAAGGCGCTGGTGCTGCGGCACGGCCTTGCCCTGTGGGACGTGCTGGAAGCCTGCGACATTGAGGGCGCTTCGGATGCAAGCATTAAAAACCCCGTGGCGGTGGATCTGCCCGGGCTGCTGGAAAAAGCGCCGGTGCGCGCGGTGTTCTGCAACGGCGCGGCCTCCCATAAATTGTACGGGAAGCTGCTGGAGCCCGCGACGGGCATCCCGGCGGTGAAGCTGCCCAGCACCAGCCCGGCCAACGCCTCGTTTTCGATGGAACGGCTGCGGCAGGAGTGGGGCCGGGCGCTGGGGCCCTGGCTGGATGCGGGAAACAATGGATAA